A window of Rufibacter sp. LB8 contains these coding sequences:
- a CDS encoding RNA-binding domain-containing protein, with translation MTNQQLEAILQQLRSLGAETEIVEFKEAKSSYDFSKLGKYFSALSNEANLKGKPFAWLVFGIENKQHNIVNSQYRAIRKDLDSLKSEIANKTTNRITFMEIYEMMFPEGRVVMFQIPAAPKGFPIAFDGHYYGRDSEELVPLNLEEIERIRAQATTEDWSAAIVPDATIDDLDSQALQVARENFKNKLPEKAQEVDTWDDITFLNKAKLTIKGKITRTAIILLGKEEAEHFINPAEAKIRWLLKDANGNDKDYSIIGLPMLLAVDKVYAKIRNLKYRYMKDGTLFPDEVNQYEPYSIREAINNCIAHQDYTKHGRINVVEMDDQLIFTNLGDFIPGSVERVVMEDAPEEHYRNRFLAAAMFNLKMVDTAGGGIKKIFNYQRERFFPMPDYDLSANRVKVTITGKVLDIDYASMLAQNKDLTLEEIIMLDKVQKRQLLSAYEEKHLRSKKLIEGRKPNYYIGIKVAQQTGQKAVYSRNKGFDKGYYLDLIERAVKEHESLNRSDVDALLWDKLPDWMDEKQRKIKINNLLSELRRMGKIKNTGTFSKPQWTL, from the coding sequence ATGACCAATCAGCAATTAGAAGCCATACTTCAGCAACTTCGTAGCCTTGGGGCAGAAACAGAGATAGTAGAGTTCAAGGAAGCGAAGTCCAGTTATGATTTCTCTAAACTCGGCAAGTATTTTTCTGCGCTGAGCAATGAGGCGAACCTGAAAGGAAAACCATTCGCTTGGCTGGTGTTTGGGATTGAGAATAAACAACACAACATTGTAAACAGTCAATACAGGGCTATCAGAAAAGACTTAGACAGCCTAAAAAGTGAAATAGCCAATAAGACCACTAACCGCATCACGTTCATGGAGATCTATGAAATGATGTTCCCTGAGGGGAGAGTGGTGATGTTTCAGATCCCAGCTGCCCCTAAAGGATTCCCGATTGCGTTTGATGGGCATTACTATGGCAGGGATAGTGAGGAACTGGTCCCGCTAAACCTAGAGGAGATTGAGCGTATCAGGGCACAAGCCACCACTGAAGACTGGAGCGCAGCTATTGTGCCAGATGCTACCATTGATGATTTAGATAGCCAGGCTTTACAAGTAGCCAGAGAGAATTTCAAAAACAAACTGCCGGAAAAGGCACAAGAGGTTGATACTTGGGATGACATCACCTTTCTTAACAAAGCCAAGCTTACCATTAAAGGCAAGATCACCAGAACGGCTATCATCCTGCTGGGGAAAGAGGAAGCAGAGCATTTCATAAATCCTGCCGAAGCTAAAATAAGGTGGTTGTTGAAAGACGCGAATGGCAATGACAAGGATTACAGTATCATTGGCCTCCCTATGCTGTTGGCGGTAGATAAGGTATATGCCAAGATCCGGAATCTTAAGTATAGGTATATGAAAGATGGTACGCTGTTTCCAGATGAGGTAAATCAGTATGAGCCCTATTCTATCAGAGAGGCCATCAATAACTGTATCGCACACCAAGATTATACAAAGCATGGCCGCATCAATGTGGTTGAGATGGATGACCAGCTGATCTTTACCAACTTGGGAGATTTCATACCGGGTAGTGTCGAGCGGGTGGTAATGGAAGATGCCCCTGAAGAGCATTACCGCAACCGGTTCTTAGCAGCTGCTATGTTCAACCTGAAAATGGTAGACACGGCAGGGGGAGGTATCAAAAAGATATTCAACTATCAGCGGGAACGCTTCTTCCCCATGCCAGATTATGACCTGAGTGCCAACAGGGTGAAAGTAACCATTACAGGTAAAGTGCTAGACATTGACTATGCCAGTATGCTTGCCCAGAACAAAGACTTAACCCTTGAAGAGATCATCATGCTTGACAAGGTCCAGAAAAGACAGCTGTTGAGTGCGTATGAGGAAAAGCACCTAAGGTCAAAAAAGCTTATTGAAGGGAGAAAGCCTAACTACTACATTGGTATTAAAGTGGCTCAACAAACCGGGCAAAAAGCAGTCTATTCCAGAAACAAAGGATTTGACAAGGGGTATTACCTTGATTTGATTGAAAGAGCCGTCAAGGAACATGAAAGCCTAAACAGAAGCGATGTAGATGCCCTGCTTTGGGATAAGCTTCCTGACTGGATGGATGAGAAACAACGGAAGATCAAGATAAACAACCTCCTGTCTGAACTCAGGAGAATGGGAAAGATAAAGAACACAGGTACCTTTTCTAAACCTCAATGGACATTATAG